From the genome of Nocardia sp. NBC_01503, one region includes:
- a CDS encoding LysR family transcriptional regulator produces MDIDTRLLRYFVAVAEEGHVTRAAQRLYLSQPALTKQIKQLENQLGVQLFTRSRTGMTLTEPGRVFAEHAPVLLAGWDRMLRDTKSGASRAGKVLRIGFIASAANEFTPEIVSAFRRAHPGWRIDMRQTGWTDPSAGLADGDVDAALVRLPFPGHDGYRVQELFTEPRWLALPADHPLAALREIEFRAVWEEPFVASPPENGWWRDFWIGTDARPADTAVIGAIARNTDEWLTAIANGFGLSFTPASSARYYPRPGIAYRPVHGIGPSRVAVAWPASAETPPVVRDFIRCCVQACAESPLTSTTP; encoded by the coding sequence ATGGACATCGACACCCGGCTGCTGCGTTACTTCGTCGCTGTCGCCGAGGAGGGGCATGTCACCCGGGCCGCACAACGGCTCTATCTATCCCAGCCCGCGCTGACCAAACAGATCAAACAGCTCGAAAATCAGCTCGGCGTGCAGCTTTTCACGCGCTCCCGCACCGGCATGACGCTCACCGAACCCGGTCGCGTCTTCGCCGAGCACGCACCCGTACTGCTCGCCGGCTGGGACCGCATGCTGCGCGACACCAAGAGCGGGGCGAGCCGGGCGGGCAAGGTGCTGCGAATCGGGTTCATCGCAAGCGCCGCAAACGAATTCACGCCCGAGATCGTGTCTGCCTTCCGGCGCGCGCATCCGGGGTGGCGGATCGATATGCGGCAGACCGGATGGACCGATCCGAGCGCCGGACTCGCCGACGGGGATGTGGACGCGGCACTGGTGCGACTGCCCTTCCCCGGACATGACGGCTATCGCGTCCAGGAGCTCTTCACCGAACCACGCTGGCTCGCACTGCCCGCCGATCATCCGCTCGCGGCCTTGCGGGAGATCGAATTCCGGGCGGTCTGGGAGGAGCCATTCGTCGCCTCACCGCCGGAAAATGGCTGGTGGCGGGACTTCTGGATCGGCACGGATGCCCGGCCCGCCGACACGGCCGTTATCGGGGCGATAGCCCGCAATACCGATGAGTGGCTGACGGCCATCGCGAATGGGTTCGGGCTCAGCTTCACCCCGGCCTCATCGGCGCGCTACTACCCGCGTCCCGGTATCGCCTATCGGCCGGTGCACGGTATCGGGCCCAGCCGGGTCGCCGTGGCCTGGCCCGCCTCCGCCGAGACACCGCCGGTGGTGCGGGATTTCATCCGCTGCTGTGTGCAGGCGTGCGCGGAGAGTCCGCTCACCTCAACAACGCCATAG
- a CDS encoding GDSL-type esterase/lipase family protein, with protein MPDLRVCFLGESFVAGIGDRECLGWAGRLAVRAAAGQPLSYYNLGVRRENSTELRGRWEAECTPRLPAGADCRVVISTGVNDTQLENGRPASIPPTRSRTSPRYCAGSAERAGGPWW; from the coding sequence GTGCCTGATCTCCGTGTGTGCTTTCTGGGTGAGTCGTTCGTCGCGGGGATCGGTGATCGCGAATGTCTGGGCTGGGCGGGCCGCCTCGCGGTCCGGGCCGCCGCCGGACAGCCGTTGAGCTACTACAACCTCGGTGTTCGCCGGGAGAACAGCACCGAGCTACGCGGCCGCTGGGAGGCCGAATGCACGCCTCGACTGCCCGCCGGAGCCGATTGCCGGGTGGTCATCTCCACCGGTGTCAATGACACCCAGCTCGAAAACGGCCGCCCCGCGTCGATCCCGCCGACTCGGTCGAGAACCTCACCGCGATACTGCGCGGGGTCCGCGGAAAGGGCTGGCGGGCCCTGGTGGTAG
- a CDS encoding threonine/serine ThrE exporter family protein, translating into MNPTEPEQHQPQHRMVPAPRPMSGRLYGATRRAAGSMDRWLRRVSAVPLDPPEDAPEPEEPPVSADLLDLLRHMGVALIASGETTNQVQRILDDLARRYDADEVHFFVLPTGIFVRVHDSRGTAVDLLDATVDTLRLDQIAALYKLIDEIKHKVPAPTKATLALARILDSPPPTAVWLMLLGNVVLTTGLGLMLNPTADALPGYIVIGLVVQSLILLADRMPLISLGLPVLAGGTVTLLAFGFPHALGGGNPQQLLVPGVSTLLPGATLTNGSIELATGSMVAGASRTIYGLNKLLLLAFGVLIGVQLLGSQRIDPPEHLHQLGWWAPVLGVLLIGLGHSWRASAPPKSLPWLLVVLYAAFAAQRLGVQIGGGLLGSFLGGMVAVPAAYLVQRNRNAPPTQVTFLPAFWMLVPGGIGFAGVSQLVAESNANGLHVLVTTTLTVMAIALGVLVGSGLATRRPPQITPMVEQFLGPDTGRHSADRRKL; encoded by the coding sequence GTGAATCCCACCGAACCCGAACAACATCAGCCCCAGCACCGCATGGTCCCGGCCCCGCGCCCCATGAGCGGGCGGCTCTACGGCGCCACCCGCCGCGCCGCCGGTTCCATGGATCGCTGGCTGCGCCGGGTCAGCGCCGTTCCACTCGATCCGCCCGAGGACGCGCCAGAACCCGAGGAGCCGCCCGTCTCGGCCGATCTGCTCGATCTGCTGCGGCATATGGGTGTCGCGCTCATCGCCTCCGGTGAGACCACCAATCAGGTGCAGCGCATTCTGGATGATCTGGCCCGCCGCTACGACGCCGACGAGGTGCACTTCTTCGTCCTGCCCACCGGCATCTTCGTGCGCGTGCACGATTCCCGCGGGACAGCCGTCGACCTGCTCGATGCGACCGTGGACACCCTGCGGCTGGATCAGATCGCCGCGCTCTACAAACTCATCGACGAGATCAAACACAAGGTGCCCGCGCCGACCAAGGCCACGCTCGCCCTGGCGAGGATTCTCGATTCGCCGCCGCCGACCGCGGTGTGGCTCATGCTGCTCGGCAATGTCGTGCTGACCACGGGCCTGGGTCTCATGCTCAATCCGACCGCCGACGCGCTGCCGGGCTACATCGTGATCGGCCTGGTGGTGCAGTCGCTGATCCTGCTCGCCGACCGTATGCCGCTGATCTCACTGGGCCTGCCGGTGCTCGCCGGTGGCACGGTCACGCTGCTGGCCTTCGGTTTTCCGCACGCGCTGGGCGGCGGCAATCCGCAGCAACTGCTGGTGCCGGGCGTCTCGACCCTGCTGCCGGGCGCGACGCTCACCAACGGCTCCATCGAATTGGCGACCGGTTCGATGGTGGCGGGCGCGAGCCGCACCATCTACGGCTTGAACAAACTGCTGCTGCTGGCCTTCGGCGTGCTCATCGGAGTGCAGCTGCTCGGCTCGCAGCGCATCGATCCGCCCGAGCACCTGCACCAATTGGGTTGGTGGGCACCGGTTCTCGGGGTGCTGCTGATCGGGCTGGGGCATTCCTGGCGGGCCAGCGCGCCACCGAAATCGCTGCCCTGGCTGCTGGTGGTGCTGTACGCGGCGTTCGCGGCGCAGCGGCTCGGTGTGCAGATCGGCGGTGGCCTGCTGGGCTCGTTCCTGGGCGGCATGGTGGCGGTGCCCGCGGCATATCTGGTGCAGCGCAATCGAAATGCCCCGCCCACTCAGGTGACGTTCCTACCCGCCTTCTGGATGCTGGTGCCCGGCGGTATCGGCTTCGCCGGGGTGTCACAGCTGGTGGCCGAGTCGAATGCGAACGGTCTGCACGTACTGGTGACGACCACGCTGACCGTAATGGCCATCGCGCTGGGCGTACTGGTCGGCTCGGGCCTGGCGACCCGGCGGCCGCCGCAGATCACCCCGATGGTGGAGCAGTTCCTCGGCCCGGACACCGGGCGGCACTCAGCGGACCGTAGGAAGCTCTGA
- a CDS encoding lysylphosphatidylglycerol synthase transmembrane domain-containing protein, with protein MRVDGREVPVSGSLLQPRIRRTSDILRVVLSAVFTAVVITGSLITRPQWENLESSVSGIVGFLTPEQSNLVYILYGIAILALPFAILVRLIWGRQWKLLGGFLSAGLIALLLFSITGTGFSAPRWHLSEPEQVNTFLSQFLDDPRWIAMLAATLTVASPWLPPRWRRWWWTLLLAFVPIHLVVSLVVPARALLGLAVGWLVGAVIVLVVGTPALEVPLDAAVRVLARRGFQVTAFQVVRPAGRGPLVLSAKTEADPLTVEMYGQNQRSRSALRQLRRWLTIRPGEYPTLFASMRRAVEHRALMGIAIGDLGLGSNRPLTVAALDRGWMMYAHTEPRGVPFAAEHGEKMLVKVWQALHTLHEGQISHGDLRAEDIRILDGEVRFGGFMMSEFGTYDVRFQSDVAQLLFTSAALFGPETAVRTALELMGPQHVLSASRRLTKTAIPEQVRKSVPDAGNLMKATRDEVAAQTDQDKIEAARITRFSRNQIIQLVLLIGLVYVAYPYISAAPGFFSELQQANWWWAALGLAVSALTYLGAAMALWACASEEVNFRNLLFMQVANTFAATTTPAGVGGLALSVRFLQKSGLGAVRATAAVALQQTIQVVTHLVLLVFFSVAAGVSTNLSHFVPSATVLYFVAGALLGLLGVTMFVPKIRGWLVHEVRPQLADVLAQLKDLARRPGRLAMIVGGCATTTLGMALALWASIEAFGGSTTFVTVTIVTMIGGTLASAAPTPGGVGAVEAALIGGLAAFGVAATIAVPAVLLYRVLTCWLPVFCGWPIMRWLTSNDMI; from the coding sequence ATGCGAGTCGACGGACGGGAAGTTCCTGTCTCCGGCAGCCTGCTGCAGCCCAGGATCCGCCGGACCAGCGACATACTGCGGGTCGTGCTGTCGGCGGTCTTCACGGCCGTCGTCATCACCGGCTCACTCATCACCCGGCCGCAGTGGGAAAACCTGGAGAGTTCGGTCTCCGGCATCGTCGGCTTCCTGACGCCGGAGCAGTCCAATCTGGTGTACATCCTGTACGGCATCGCGATTCTGGCGCTACCGTTCGCGATTCTGGTCCGCCTGATCTGGGGACGGCAGTGGAAACTGCTGGGCGGCTTCCTGTCCGCCGGTCTGATCGCGCTGTTGCTCTTCTCCATCACCGGTACCGGGTTCAGCGCACCGCGCTGGCATCTGTCCGAGCCGGAGCAGGTCAATACCTTCCTGTCGCAGTTCTTGGACGATCCGAGATGGATCGCCATGCTGGCGGCGACCCTCACGGTGGCGAGCCCGTGGCTGCCGCCGCGCTGGCGGCGCTGGTGGTGGACGCTGCTGCTGGCCTTCGTCCCCATCCACCTGGTGGTCTCGCTGGTGGTGCCCGCGCGCGCCCTGCTCGGGCTCGCGGTGGGCTGGCTGGTGGGCGCGGTCATCGTGCTGGTGGTCGGCACACCCGCGCTGGAGGTACCGCTGGACGCGGCCGTCCGGGTGCTGGCGCGCCGCGGTTTTCAGGTGACGGCCTTCCAGGTGGTGCGCCCGGCCGGGCGTGGACCGCTGGTGCTCTCGGCCAAGACCGAGGCCGATCCGCTGACCGTGGAGATGTACGGGCAGAACCAGCGCAGCCGCAGCGCGCTGCGACAGTTGCGGCGCTGGTTGACGATTCGGCCCGGCGAGTATCCGACCCTGTTCGCCTCCATGCGGCGTGCGGTCGAGCATCGCGCGCTCATGGGTATCGCCATCGGGGATCTCGGGCTGGGTAGTAACCGGCCGCTGACCGTCGCCGCGCTGGACCGCGGCTGGATGATGTACGCGCACACCGAACCTCGCGGGGTGCCGTTCGCGGCCGAGCACGGCGAGAAGATGCTGGTCAAGGTGTGGCAGGCGCTGCACACCCTGCACGAGGGGCAGATCTCGCACGGTGATCTGCGCGCCGAGGATATTCGGATCCTGGATGGCGAGGTGCGCTTCGGCGGCTTCATGATGTCCGAGTTCGGCACCTACGATGTGCGCTTCCAATCCGATGTGGCGCAGCTGCTGTTCACCTCGGCGGCGCTGTTCGGACCGGAGACCGCGGTGCGCACCGCACTGGAGTTGATGGGTCCGCAGCATGTACTGAGCGCCTCGCGGCGGCTCACCAAAACCGCTATCCCGGAACAGGTCCGCAAGTCGGTGCCCGATGCCGGGAATCTCATGAAGGCCACCCGCGACGAGGTGGCGGCGCAGACCGATCAGGACAAGATCGAGGCCGCGCGGATCACCCGGTTCTCCCGGAATCAGATCATCCAACTGGTGCTGTTGATCGGCCTGGTGTACGTGGCATACCCGTATATCAGTGCCGCGCCGGGCTTCTTCTCCGAACTGCAGCAGGCGAATTGGTGGTGGGCGGCGCTGGGCCTGGCCGTCTCGGCGCTGACCTACCTCGGGGCGGCAATGGCGTTGTGGGCCTGCGCCTCCGAGGAGGTCAACTTCCGCAATCTGCTGTTCATGCAGGTCGCCAATACCTTCGCCGCGACCACCACCCCGGCGGGTGTGGGCGGTCTGGCGCTGAGCGTGCGCTTCCTCCAGAAGAGCGGACTGGGAGCGGTGCGAGCCACCGCGGCGGTCGCACTACAGCAGACCATCCAGGTGGTCACCCACCTGGTGCTGCTGGTGTTCTTCAGTGTGGCAGCGGGCGTTTCGACGAACCTGTCTCATTTCGTCCCGAGCGCGACCGTGCTCTACTTCGTCGCGGGCGCACTGCTCGGCCTCCTCGGCGTAACCATGTTCGTCCCCAAGATTCGGGGCTGGCTGGTGCACGAAGTCCGCCCGCAATTGGCGGATGTGCTTGCGCAACTGAAGGATCTGGCGCGACGACCGGGCCGCCTGGCCATGATCGTCGGTGGCTGTGCCACCACCACCCTCGGCATGGCCCTGGCCCTCTGGGCGAGTATCGAAGCCTTCGGCGGCAGTACGACTTTCGTCACGGTCACCATCGTCACCATGATCGGCGGCACCCTGGCCTCCGCGGCCCCCACCCCCGGCGGCGTGGGCGCGGTCGAAGCCGCGCTGATCGGTGGTCTCGCGGCCTTCGGAGTGGCGGCGACCATAGCGGTCCCCGCCGTCCTCCTCTACCGAGTCCTGACCTGCTGGCTCCCGGTCTTCTGCGGCTGGCCCATCATGCGCTGGCTCACCTCGAACGACATGATCTAG
- a CDS encoding LysR family transcriptional regulator, which translates to MDIDTRLLRYFLAVAETESLPLAAQRLHVAQPALATQIKQLEQQLGVELFIRSRAGWTLTAAGKVLAERVPGLLGTWDHILRDTKSDASRAARLLRLGCVNSAADGHIPEIIRVFHRLHPDWQVDIHQGGWTDPTAGLDEGDVDVALLRLPFPGQDGYYVRELFTEPRWIALPDDHPLAEREDIAFRELWDEPYVASPAETGWWRDYWMGLDSRPADTAIIGAIARNTEEWLRAIANGYGVSFTPASTAATNAYPGVVFRPVHGIGQTRVALVWPDASEADPIVRYFIRCCTDIMGQQAGDGRRTS; encoded by the coding sequence ATGGATATCGACACGCGACTGCTGCGTTACTTCCTGGCGGTCGCGGAGACCGAGTCCCTGCCGCTGGCGGCGCAGCGGCTGCATGTCGCCCAACCGGCCCTGGCCACCCAGATAAAACAGCTGGAACAGCAGCTCGGCGTCGAACTCTTCATCCGCTCCCGCGCGGGCTGGACCCTCACCGCGGCGGGAAAGGTGCTGGCCGAACGGGTTCCGGGACTGCTCGGTACCTGGGACCACATTCTGCGCGACACCAAGAGCGATGCCAGCCGCGCCGCCCGCCTACTGCGCCTGGGCTGCGTCAACAGCGCCGCCGACGGGCATATCCCCGAGATCATCCGCGTCTTCCATCGACTGCACCCCGACTGGCAGGTCGATATCCACCAGGGCGGCTGGACCGACCCCACCGCCGGACTCGACGAGGGCGATGTGGACGTGGCACTGCTACGACTACCGTTCCCCGGCCAGGACGGGTACTACGTGCGCGAACTCTTCACCGAACCGCGCTGGATCGCGCTGCCGGACGATCATCCGCTCGCCGAACGTGAGGACATCGCCTTCCGGGAACTCTGGGATGAGCCCTATGTCGCCTCACCCGCGGAAACCGGCTGGTGGCGCGATTACTGGATGGGCCTGGACTCCCGGCCCGCCGATACCGCCATCATCGGCGCCATCGCCCGCAATACCGAGGAGTGGCTGCGCGCCATCGCCAACGGTTACGGCGTGAGCTTCACCCCGGCCTCCACCGCCGCCACCAATGCCTACCCCGGCGTGGTGTTCCGGCCCGTACACGGCATCGGACAGACCCGGGTGGCGCTGGTCTGGCCGGACGCCTCCGAGGCCGATCCCATTGTGCGGTACTTCATTCGGTGCTGCACCGACATCATGGGACAGCAGGCCGGAGACGGCCGCCGCACCTCATAG